The following DNA comes from Novosphingobium sp. THN1.
GCCGTGCCCTTGCGTTCCGGCTCGTGCGTGAGCAGCGCGAGCGCCGCCGCTACGCCGATGCCGCCGGCGCCGAACAGGACGAAGGCCACGCGCCACGGCGCCAGAGCAGAGAGAAGCGGGAGGCCGGTGAATGCACCTTGGGCGGCGTGGGTGATGACGAGGCCCGTCAGCGTAATGGCAAGGCCGTTCGCCAGCCCCTGACCCATCATGTAGAGGCTAATCGGTCGCCCGCGCCGCTCCGGCGGGAACAGGTCGGCGATCAGCGAGATCGCGCATGGGCCGAGTGCGGCCTCGCCAAGCCCGACCATCAGCCGCGCGGCAAAGAGCGAGCCGAAGCCTTGCGCGAGGCCACTGGCGATCGTGGCGAGGCTCCACAGGCCGATTCCGGCAGCGACCAGGCGCTTGCGCGAGACGCGATCGGCGAGAAGGCCCATCGGCATGCCCATGATCGCATAGAACAGCCCGAAGGCGAGGCCCTGCAGCAGGGCGATCTGTTCATCGCCGATGCCGATGTCCTGCCGCACCGGATCGACGACGATGGCCAGCACGCCTCGGTCTATCACCGAGAATACACCGGCCAGAAACAGGAGCGCAACCATCCCCCACGCGCGTGCGGGGGATGGCCAGCGGGTGTCCTGCGGCGCGCTCACAACAGGCCGCTCGCGCGGGCGCGGGTCTTGATGTAGTCGCCCAGCCAGTCGAGGTTGCGAAAGCGCAGCGTGCCGCGTCCGACAGCGGTGGAACTGTGCGCCATGCCGGCGACGAGGCGCAGCGCCTTGGCCATGAGGAAGATTTCGCCAGCCTCGATCTCTTCCGGCGTAAACGGGCGGACCGACTGGTAGCCTTCCTCGAACGCGGTGCCATAGGCCGGGCCGAAACCGTAGAACAGGTTGCCCCAGACGAAGTTCTTTACATCCTGCATCAGGAAGTCTTCGCCAGCGGCGTCGAAATCGAGCAGGGTGATCACGCCGTCATCGGCAACGTGGACATTGGAGGGATGGAAGTCGCGGTGGCAGACGCCGAGCGGGACCTTGCCGGATGCGGCGAGTTCATCCAGCCGCTTGTCGAGATTGGTGGCGATGACCGGATAGTCACGCAGGTCGTCCGGCCGGTCGTAAACGAAGTCCACGAGCGCGGGCATGCAGATGTTGTAGTCCTTGGCGGTCCTGGTGGTGAAGACGTGGTCAGCACCTGCCCATTCATAACCGGCGAGGTGCATCTGCGCGAAGGAAGCGCCGATGCGGCGGGCAGTTTCGGTGGAGAGACGCTCTCCGAATTTCACCCCCGGTGCCCAGTCATACATGGCGACGGCGCGCACGCCTTCGGGGTATCGGCCTTGAAATAGAGCGCGCCGTCACGTTGCGGCACGGCGACCGAGGCAGGGAAGCCGCGCTCGCGCAGGAAATCGAGGAAGCCGAGTTCGTAGGCGACGTCATCGGGATCGCGGTAGGTCTTGCGCCAGACGCGCAGAGCGTATTTCGCGGTGGCGTCCTGCACGAGATAGACGTCGTTCATGCCGCGATAGAGCAGGAAGCAGGTGACTTCGCCGTTGACGGGATATCGCGCACGGACCTGTGCGGCGATCCAGTCGGGATGGAGAACGGAGTGGGAAACCTGTGCGGCGGGCAGGACGGATTCAGCTGAGGAAAGAGCGTATTTCATGAGCCAGTATCTCCGGCGCGATATCGAATATCTCGCGGTCGAGATCGGGCAGTTCCCGCACGACCGCATTCGGAAGGACCCGCGCGGCCTCTAGCGAGACGGAGCGCAGTTCCTCTGCGGGCTGCAGGACCATGACAGGGCACGTGACAAGTGCAAGGCGGGCGAAATCCCACCCCCACACGCCCTTGTAGGCCCAGGTGAAGCGATCGAGCACGGCGGCCTTGTCGGCGAAGTTGCGCATGGCCTTATCCAGCGGAACGCGCCTGTCGCGGTTGACGACGACATAGGTCCACAATCGCTGGAGCAGATCCATGATCACTTTGCCGTCCTCATCGGCAACGGGGAAGTGATCGGCATCGGCCAGCTTCTTCGCGCGCGTTGGCGCATCGTACATCGGGATGCCGGTCATCACCGCCTTGCGCACCGTTTCGGGGCGCGCGATGGCGAGTTCTGCTGCCAGGAGGGTGCCGGTGTGGAAGCCGTAGAGATCGACGGTTTCCAGCCCCAGCGCATCCAGAGCATCCGAGAACGCAGCCGCATAGCCTGCCATCCCGGCCGGTGCATCGGGCGCATCCGACATGCCGTAGCCCGGCGTGTCGAAGGCATAGACCGTGCGGTCGGTGGCGAGCTGGGCAATCAGCGGTTCGTACTCGAAGCCTGAGGATGGATTCTGGTGCAGCATGACCACGGCAGGACGCCCCGAAGCAATCGCTTCATCATCAGGTCCTGCGGTCCGGTAATGCATGTGGCCAAACCGGCATGCGGTGTAGCCGCGGCGGATGAAGCGCGGATTGGGCGGGATCGAGGCGATGGTTTCAGTCATGGGATCGAACCGGAGGATGCCTGCTCGTTGCCAAGGAATGCGCGCCATTCGCGCTTTGTCCGCAGGGCGGAGACGCCATTAAAAAAGGGGGCGACGCTGTTAAGCGCCGCCCCCACTGTAAGTTGGGCCTTTGGGCCGGATGGATCAGAAGCGATAGCCGGCCTTCACACCGAAGGTGCGCAGTTCGGGCAGGGCGACGTTGAGGTAGCCGAAGGCCGAACCTGCCAGGGCAAAGCTGGGATCGAGGATGTTGTTCTGGGCAACGGCGGTGTAGTTCTTGTCGTTGAACAGGTTGGTGGCAAAGGCTTCGAGCGTAAAACCTTCGCGGCTGAAGCCGATGCGGGCGTTCACCTGGGTGCGACCCTTGATCCAGGTGAGGTTGCCAGCATCGACGAACTGGCGCGACTTGTACGACAGATCGCCGCGAACGAACCAGTTGATGTTGTCGGTCAGATTGCCGTTGTACTGCGCGCCAAAGTTGGCCGAATACTTCGAGGTCAGCGGCAGCTGATTGCCCTTGAAGCCATCACCGATGATCCCGGTCAGCTTCGAGATCGAGGGGTCGGCGAACGACTTGATGTCGCTGTCGTTGATCGAGCCCGAGATGTTGAGGATCAGGCCATCGACCGGCTCGGCGTTGACATCGAGTTCGATGCCCTTGAGCCGTGTGCCGCCCGAGTTGGCCACGCCGCTGACGATCGCGGCGACCTTGGTAGCCGGGTCGACAAAGATGTTGGTGCGATTGTTGTACTGGTTCTTCCAGTCGGCCATGTAGGCCGCTGCGGAGAACTGCACGCGGCCGTTGAACAGCTTGCCCTTCATGCCGACTTCGTAGTTGTCGAGCTTTTCAGGCTCGGTCACCACTTGCAGCCCGATGCCCTGCGCAGCAGCGATTTCGTTCGCCGTGCCCGACAGGAAGGCGGTGTTGAAGGAGCCGATGCTGACGTTCGCGGCCTGCGAGAACGAGGCGTAGACCATGAGATCCGGGTTCACGTCGTAGTTGACGATCACGCGCGGCAGGAAGTTTTCGTAAGTGCGATTGTAGAAGCTCGACAGCGGGGCATAAGTGCCTGCGGTCAGGCCATACTGCGTGGCGATGGCCGAGCTGATGGTGAGCGACCGGCCACCGACGAAGGCGAAGATCTTGTCGCGCTGGTAGCGGGCTTCGGCGTTGATCGTCAGGGCATCGGTCAGCTTGTAGCTGAAGCTACCGAACACGCCCACGGTTTCGGCCTTGCCCGGAGGCGACAGCGAGCCGGCGGAGCGGGCAACGCCGAACTGCTCTTCGTTGGCCACGCTGACCAGATCGCTCTCGACTTCGGTCTTGAGGTAGCTGGCGCCGAGCATGGCCTTGAAAGCGCCGCCCTTGTCGTAGGTCGCGCGCACTTCCTGCGAGAAGTCCTTGTTGCGGCGTTCGACAAGGAACGGGAACGTCCAGAACGTGCGCAGGCCGTTGGCCGTGGTGGCGGCGGCATTGCGCAGCAGCGAACTGTCGTAGTTGTCGAGGTCGGCCAGCTGCGAATAGTATTCGTTGTTGTAACCGGTCAGCGACGTCAGCGTGACGCCGGTATCGCCCAGTTCGTAATCCACGTTGAGGTGGAGGTGATAGTACTGGCGAACGAGGCCATAGCCCTTGGTCGATTTGCTCGGCGATGCGGCGCGGCTGGCGCCATTGGCCAGGATACGGGCGAGCAGGGCATCTTCAATGGTGTTCTGCGCCGGGCTGAAGCCTGCCGCCAGACTTGGCGCGGCACCGCAAATGAACGGGCGCGAGACCTTGGCCTCGGTTGACGAAACGCCTGTCGTGTAGCCCGAGATATTGCAGTTCGACAGGCTCGGCACGATCACCGTGCCGGCAGTGGAACCGGACAGGTACGGGATATTGACCGAGCCATTGTTCGCGCGGATTTCGTAGGCCGAGAGCATGCCCTGGGCCGAGGGGCCGTCATCGTCTTCGGAGTACATGCCATCGCGCGGATCGTCAGCGAAGATGAGGGCTTGAGCGAGATCTGCAGCGTGCCAGTGCGGGTTTCCTGGTCGCCCAGGGTCTGGTTCGGGTTGGCGGCGTTGATGTAGGAGCCATCCTTCGAGAAGGCCTTGCCCGTCAGGCGGAAGCTCAGGACATCGGCGATCACGGGCACATCGAGTGCGCCGCTGACTTCGTAGTTGGAACGGGTGCCGCCCATGGCGGTGAACGATCCGCCGAAGGTGTCGCTGGGGTTCTTCGTCACAACGTTGATCGCGCCGGCGAAGGCGTTGCGGCCGAAGTAGGCGTTCTGCGGGCCCTTCAGCACTTCGATGCGGGCCGGATCGATGACGGCGTTGAGCGCGGTGGAGGATGCCACCGGTACGCCATCGATGAAGCTGGCGGTGAGCGTCGAGGTGGTGGTCGATGGTGTCATGCCGCGCAGCGAGATCTGCTGGAACGAACGGTCGTTGCGGCCCGAGTTGGTGTTCGACACGTTGATGCCAGGCGTGTTGAGCACGACGTCATTGACGCTGTTGATGCCGCGCTTCTCGATGTCCTGGCTGGTTAGCGCGCTGATGGCGATCGGCGTCTTGAGCAGGCTTTCCTCGCGCTTGCGGGCGGTGACGGTGATGACGCTGAGGCCGCCTTCGTCTTCGGACGCCTGGGGTTCACCCTCGGCGGCAAACGCGGCCTGGGGCGCGATCATCGCCGTGGTTGCAAGAGCAATCGACATCACAGTAAGCGAAGTGGACTTGAAGTAACGCTTCATAATTCCCCCTATCCGACCTCGATGAATTTCGAAGCCGCATGAATACGTTCCGGAAAAATCCGGTTGTTCCCTTGTGATGAAGCAGTATTAGGTGCCGATCGGCCGTAAGATCGATGCTGTCGACAGGCCTGCTTTCGGATATGAAGGCTTGATCCGATCCGGCCCTTTCTCAACGCCAAGATTGGCAATTATCCGCCAATCGGAGATTCTGCCGTACGATAGCCTCTGCAGTCCAAGGCGCGGCACTTTCGCTGCCAACGACGGCGAACACTGACACTAATGCCGATCGCGGCCGGCCTGCCGGATGGGGAGTATTTCCGAATGTCTGTTGCACATCAATATCTTGGTATGTCCGGTCTGAACAGGACGACCAAGGCCGGCTTCGCGCTGGGACAGGTGGCGGGGCAGCTGTTCCGCGATGCGCCATCGCTGCTGCTGCTGTTCTACCTTACCAATGTGATGGGCATTGCGCCCGCGATTGCCGGTGCCGCGATCTTCGTGCCCAAGGTCGTGTTCGGCGTGATCTTCGACCTGTGGATCGGAGTCGCATCCGACCGGATGGCAGCAAGATTTCCCCGAAGGCGGTGGCTGCTGATCGGCGGTGTCGCCGCGCCCTTTGCCATGCTCGGGCCCTTTGCCGTGCCGGAAGCGGCAATGATGGTGCAGGTGGCGTGGGTCTTCGTGACGTTCAGTGCCTACATGGCGGTCTATTCGACGTTCTCGGTGCCCTATCTTGCCCAGTTTGCCGAAATGTCGTCCGACCCGGTAGAGCGTACCGAGTTGATGGGCTGGAAGCATGGCTTTACCGGACTTGGCGTGCTGCTTTCGTCCTCGTTCGCGCCGATGCTGGTCAATCGGCTCGGCATGGACAGGCCGGGGCATCTCATCACGATGGTGGTGCTCGGGTTGATCGCGATGAACTGCCTGCTGATCGCGTGGCGCTTTGCCGGGCGCATCCGCGAGCCGGCGTCCAGTGCCAGGGCCTTTGCCATTCGCGACCTGCCGCGTGCCTTTGCAGACCGGCGCTTTGCCGTGCTGTGCCTTTCGGCGGTGGTGATGACGGTGGGGGCCGGCATTTCCTATGCAGGCTTCCCGTTCTTCGTGAAATACGCCATGGCCCGGCCCGAACCCCTGCACGATATCGGCGTGATGTCGGCCATCATGGCGGTGGCAGTCATGGCCGGATCGCCGTTGTGGGTCATGGTCGCCCGCCGAATCGGCAAAAAGCGGACCTATGTGATCGCGGCAAGCGGACACGGCCTGGTGACCCTGCTGTGGGGGCAGATGGCCGACGTGCCGATGCCGGTGGCATGGGGGCTGGCAGCGGTCATGGCAGCGTGCAACGCGGGGTGGGGCACGATCGTGCTTTCGCTGCTGTCGGACTGCATCGCCCATGCGCGCGACGAGCATGGCGAGAACCGGGCAGGGACTTACTCGGCAATCTGGTCGGTGATCGAGAAGGCCGGGATCGCGCTGGGCGGGACGCTGGTTGTCGGCGCGCTGCTTTCAGCGTGGGGCTTCGATGCGGCGGCGGCGCGGGCCGGGGTGGCACAATCAGCCGAGGCTATAGCGGGCACGGTCGTGGCCTATTCCGTGGTGCCGGGCGTGACCAAGCTGATCGCGGCCCTGATCATCTGGCGCTTCGTGCATGAAAAGCCGCAAGCGCCGCAGGGAGAGCTGGCTCATGCGTGATCCGGTCGGGCTTCTTCTGGTAGGGTGCGGACGTATCTCGGGCGCTCATCTGGCGGCGCTGGCCGGGCTGGAGCGGGACATCAGGCTCGTTGGCGTGGTCGACGCCGATGAGGCCGCCGTCGAGCGGACCGGGGCGCAGCATGGCGTGCCGGCGTTCACCGACCTTGCCGCAGGACTGGCTCTTCGCGGCGTCGACGCGGTGCTGATCGCCAGTCCGAACGGACTTCACGCCGCGCAGGCCGCAAAGGCCTTGGCTGCGGGCAAGCATGTCCTGGTCGAAAAGCCGCTGGCCGAGGCTGGCGCGCAGGCGCGTGACCTTGCCGAGATGGCGGCGCGCAGCGGACTGGTGCTGGCCGCAGGTCACACCTACCGGCACAATGCAGCAGTGGCGAAGCTGGTCGATACCATGCCGCAGTGGGGAACCTTGCGTGCGGTGGAAGTGTCATCCTGCGTGTTCTGGGATGGGCCACAGGCACCATGGTGGGCAGAGCGCAAGCCCGAGGACGGCCTGATCCTTTCGCTGTTTGCGCCGCATTCGCTGGATTTCGTGCAACTGGTAATGGGCACCGACGATCCGTTGCGGGTGCAGGTGGAGGCGGCGCGGTGGCAACCGGGCTGGCAGGCCGAGGACGAGGCGATGATCCTGCTGGGCTATCCAGGACGACGGATGGCGAGCGTCCATATCTCATACAACCAGCGCAGCGTGTTCGATCGCAAGGTGCTGCACTTTGCCGATGGTGTGGCCGAGATCGAGGACGGCGAAGTGCTCAAGTGGAATGGCGAGATTCTGGTCGCCCCGCCCGAGGGTGTTCTCGTCGATCCGCGCGCAATGGGCGGGCGCAAGCTGGGGCACTTTTTTGCGCAGCAAATGCTTGAATTTGCAGCAGCCGTGCGCGGCGAGGAAAACCGTCTGCCGACAGGGTATGACGCGGCGCGGCTGATCGACCTGATTGATCGGGTGAAAGCCGCCGCGCGCAGCACCTGTGCC
Coding sequences within:
- a CDS encoding phosphotransferase enzyme family protein; translation: MRAVAMYDWAPGVKFGERLSTETARRIGASFAQMHLAGYEWAGADHVFTTRTAKDYNICMPALVDFVYDRPDDLRDYPVIATNLDKRLDELAASGKVPLGVCHRDFHPSNVHVADDGVITLLDFDAAGEDFLMQDVKNFVWGNLFYGFGPAYGTAFEEGYQSVRPFTPEEIEAGEIFLMAKALRLVAGMAHSSTAVGRGTLRFRNLDWLGDYIKTRARASGLL
- a CDS encoding alpha/beta fold hydrolase — protein: MTETIASIPPNPRFIRRGYTACRFGHMHYRTAGPDDEAIASGRPAVVMLHQNPSSGFEYEPLIAQLATDRTVYAFDTPGYGMSDAPDAPAGMAGYAAAFSDALDALGLETVDLYGFHTGTLLAAELAIARPETVRKAVMTGIPMYDAPTRAKKLADADHFPVADEDGKVIMDLLQRLWTYVVVNRDRRVPLDKAMRNFADKAAVLDRFTWAYKGVWGWDFARLALVTCPVMVLQPAEELRSVSLEAARVLPNAVVRELPDLDREIFDIAPEILAHEIRSFLS
- a CDS encoding TonB-dependent receptor, with the translated sequence MLSAYEIRANNGSVNIPYLSGSTAGTVIVPSLSNCNISGYTTGVSSTEAKVSRPFICGAAPSLAAGFSPAQNTIEDALLARILANGASRAASPSKSTKGYGLVRQYYHLHLNVDYELGDTGVTLTSLTGYNNEYYSQLADLDNYDSSLLRNAAATTANGLRTFWTFPFLVERRNKDFSQEVRATYDKGGAFKAMLGASYLKTEVESDLVSVANEEQFGVARSAGSLSPPGKAETVGVFGSFSYKLTDALTINAEARYQRDKIFAFVGGRSLTISSAIATQYGLTAGTYAPLSSFYNRTYENFLPRVIVNYDVNPDLMVYASFSQAANVSIGSFNTAFLSGTANEIAAAQGIGLQVVTEPEKLDNYEVGMKGKLFNGRVQFSAAAYMADWKNQYNNRTNIFVDPATKVAAIVSGVANSGGTRLKGIELDVNAEPVDGLILNISGSINDSDIKSFADPSISKLTGIIGDGFKGNQLPLTSKYSANFGAQYNGNLTDNINWFVRGDLSYKSRQFVDAGNLTWIKGRTQVNARIGFSREGFTLEAFATNLFNDKNYTAVAQNNILDPSFALAGSAFGYLNVALPELRTFGVKAGYRF
- a CDS encoding TonB-dependent receptor, whose amino-acid sequence is MKRYFKSTSLTVMSIALATTAMIAPQAAFAAEGEPQASEDEGGLSVITVTARKREESLLKTPIAISALTSQDIEKRGINSVNDVVLNTPGINVSNTNSGRNDRSFQQISLRGMTPSTTTSTLTASFIDGVPVASSTALNAVIDPARIEVLKGPQNAYFGRNAFAGAINVVTKNPSDTFGGSFTAMGGTRSNYEVSGALDVPVIADVLSFRLTGKAFSKDGSYINAANPNQTLGDQETRTGTLQISLKPSSSLTIRAMACTPKTMTAPRPRACSRPTKSARTMARSISRTCPVPLPAR
- a CDS encoding MFS transporter, which gives rise to MSGLNRTTKAGFALGQVAGQLFRDAPSLLLLFYLTNVMGIAPAIAGAAIFVPKVVFGVIFDLWIGVASDRMAARFPRRRWLLIGGVAAPFAMLGPFAVPEAAMMVQVAWVFVTFSAYMAVYSTFSVPYLAQFAEMSSDPVERTELMGWKHGFTGLGVLLSSSFAPMLVNRLGMDRPGHLITMVVLGLIAMNCLLIAWRFAGRIREPASSARAFAIRDLPRAFADRRFAVLCLSAVVMTVGAGISYAGFPFFVKYAMARPEPLHDIGVMSAIMAVAVMAGSPLWVMVARRIGKKRTYVIAASGHGLVTLLWGQMADVPMPVAWGLAAVMAACNAGWGTIVLSLLSDCIAHARDEHGENRAGTYSAIWSVIEKAGIALGGTLVVGALLSAWGFDAAAARAGVAQSAEAIAGTVVAYSVVPGVTKLIAALIIWRFVHEKPQAPQGELAHA
- a CDS encoding Gfo/Idh/MocA family protein — encoded protein: MRDPVGLLLVGCGRISGAHLAALAGLERDIRLVGVVDADEAAVERTGAQHGVPAFTDLAAGLALRGVDAVLIASPNGLHAAQAAKALAAGKHVLVEKPLAEAGAQARDLAEMAARSGLVLAAGHTYRHNAAVAKLVDTMPQWGTLRAVEVSSCVFWDGPQAPWWAERKPEDGLILSLFAPHSLDFVQLVMGTDDPLRVQVEAARWQPGWQAEDEAMILLGYPGRRMASVHISYNQRSVFDRKVLHFADGVAEIEDGEVLKWNGEILVAPPEGVLVDPRAMGGRKLGHFFAQQMLEFAAAVRGEENRLPTGYDAARLIDLIDRVKAAARSTCAEAVDPEFTA